The following are from one region of the Tenacibaculum dicentrarchi genome:
- a CDS encoding anhydro-N-acetylmuramic acid kinase: MNDDFYFIIGLMSGTSLDGIDLVFVKFDKKNHKNFEILASETIPYTHTWKHKLQMAISFSKDALIRLDIEYAVLLSEEINGFIKKNKIYNIDFIASHGHTILHQPDDGITLQIGSGKIISEKTNQKVICDFRTQDVFLGGQGAPLVPIGDELLFSEYDFCVNLGGFANVSYQQKNQDNTRIAFDICPVNIVLNHYVQKLGFEYDDKGKIAKSAIINQALLAKLNSLDFYKKSAPKSLGLEWVRKIIFPLIDASEKNIPIILRTFIEHSAFQIGKIIHKNDAILITGGGVFNDFLINRISFYAEQKIEIPSKGLINYKEALIFAFLGLLRAGNQVNCLKSVTGAKKDHSSGVIFNK, translated from the coding sequence ATGAATGATGATTTTTATTTTATAATAGGTTTGATGTCAGGAACATCATTAGATGGAATTGATTTGGTTTTTGTTAAATTTGATAAAAAAAACCATAAGAATTTTGAAATTTTGGCATCGGAAACAATTCCTTATACCCATACTTGGAAACATAAATTACAAATGGCTATTTCTTTTTCTAAAGATGCTTTAATTCGTTTAGATATTGAATATGCAGTTTTATTATCAGAAGAAATTAATGGATTTATCAAAAAAAATAAAATATATAATATTGATTTTATTGCCTCGCACGGGCATACTATTTTACATCAACCAGATGATGGAATTACGCTTCAAATAGGGAGTGGTAAAATTATTTCAGAAAAAACGAATCAAAAAGTAATTTGCGATTTTAGAACCCAAGATGTTTTTTTAGGCGGTCAAGGTGCACCGCTTGTTCCTATTGGTGATGAATTACTATTTTCGGAGTATGATTTTTGCGTAAATTTAGGTGGTTTTGCCAATGTTTCGTATCAGCAAAAAAATCAAGATAATACTCGAATTGCTTTTGATATTTGCCCTGTAAATATTGTGTTGAATCATTATGTGCAAAAATTAGGATTTGAATATGACGATAAAGGCAAAATTGCTAAATCGGCAATAATAAATCAAGCATTATTAGCAAAATTAAATTCCTTAGATTTTTATAAAAAATCAGCACCAAAATCGTTAGGATTGGAGTGGGTTCGAAAAATTATTTTTCCATTAATTGACGCATCAGAAAAAAACATTCCTATTATTTTACGAACTTTTATTGAACACTCGGCTTTTCAAATTGGTAAAATAATTCATAAAAACGACGCTATTTTAATAACAGGAGGTGGTGTTTTTAACGATTTCTTAATAAATAGAATTTCATTTTATGCAGAACAAAAAATTGAAATCCCATCAAAAGGACTTATTAATTACAAAGAAGCCTTAATTTTCGCTTTCTTAGGGTTGTTACGTGCTGGAAATCAGGTAAATTGTTTGAAGAGTGTTACAGGTGCAAAAAAAGACCATTCTTCGGGTGTTATTTTTAATAAATAG
- a CDS encoding Glu/Leu/Phe/Val dehydrogenase dimerization domain-containing protein has product MKELLKIYENKEPEIVFHWKDKETEAEGWTVINSLRGGAAGGGTRMRKGLNKNEVLSLAKTMEVKFTVSGPAIGGAKSGINFDPNDPRKRGVLERWYKAVTPLLKHYYGTGGDLNVDADKDVIPLTESCGVWHPQEGIFNGHFKPTEADKINRIGQLRQGVIKVIEDKQFSPDLSKKYTVADMLTGYGVAEAVKHYYNLYGGNITDKRAIVQGFGNVGSAAAYYLTQLGAKVVGIIDREGGIINEAGFSMEEITALFLAKDGNKLVSDKMIPFDEINEKIWNVSAEIFVPAAASRLVSQDQVQKMIDTGLEVISPGANVPFADKEIFFGSIMEYTDNHVSLLPDFISNCGIARVFAYLMEAKVALPMEDKAIFDDTSNTIKKALQRTFSKSGSKTKICSTAFEIALKELV; this is encoded by the coding sequence ATGAAAGAATTATTAAAAATATACGAAAACAAAGAGCCAGAAATCGTTTTTCACTGGAAAGATAAAGAAACAGAAGCTGAAGGATGGACAGTTATCAATTCTTTAAGAGGTGGTGCAGCAGGTGGTGGAACCAGAATGCGTAAAGGTTTAAATAAAAATGAAGTATTATCATTAGCAAAAACAATGGAAGTGAAATTTACTGTTTCAGGACCTGCTATTGGTGGTGCAAAGTCAGGAATTAACTTCGACCCTAACGACCCTCGAAAAAGAGGTGTTTTAGAACGTTGGTATAAAGCGGTAACACCTTTATTAAAACATTATTATGGAACAGGTGGCGATTTAAATGTTGATGCCGATAAAGATGTAATTCCTTTAACAGAAAGCTGTGGTGTTTGGCATCCGCAGGAAGGAATTTTTAACGGTCATTTTAAACCAACTGAAGCCGATAAAATTAATAGAATTGGGCAATTACGTCAAGGAGTAATTAAAGTAATTGAAGATAAGCAATTTTCACCTGATTTATCAAAAAAATATACCGTTGCAGATATGCTAACAGGTTATGGTGTTGCTGAAGCAGTAAAACATTATTATAATCTTTATGGAGGAAATATTACTGATAAAAGAGCCATTGTTCAAGGATTTGGAAATGTAGGGTCGGCAGCTGCTTATTATTTAACACAATTAGGTGCTAAAGTAGTTGGTATTATTGATAGAGAAGGTGGTATTATTAATGAAGCTGGTTTTTCTATGGAAGAAATCACAGCGTTATTTTTAGCAAAAGACGGTAATAAATTGGTGTCTGATAAAATGATTCCTTTTGATGAAATTAATGAAAAAATTTGGAATGTGTCAGCCGAAATATTTGTGCCAGCAGCAGCTTCAAGGTTAGTTTCTCAAGACCAAGTACAAAAAATGATTGATACAGGTTTAGAAGTAATATCGCCAGGGGCAAATGTTCCTTTTGCTGATAAAGAAATTTTCTTCGGATCTATAATGGAATATACCGATAATCATGTAAGTTTATTGCCTGATTTTATTTCTAATTGTGGTATTGCTAGAGTCTTTGCTTACTTAATGGAAGCAAAAGTAGCTTTACCAATGGAAGATAAGGCTATTTTTGACGATACTTCAAACACGATAAAAAAAGCATTACAACGAACCTTTTCTAAAAGTGGTTCGAAAACAAAAATTTGTTCAACAGCTTTTGAAATTGCTCTAAAAGAGTTGGTTTAA
- the nhaB gene encoding sodium/proton antiporter NhaB, with protein MFKYFLGNSPKWFKITMLSFLVFNVFSFFVLGKTITAWLFIAEFIFTLAMALKCYPLLTGGLLAIQAVALGLTTAKNAYHEVAQNLEVVLLLVFMVAGIYFMKPLLMFIFSKVFTKIKSKVLLSLLFVFLAAVLSAFLDALTVTAVLISVAVGFYGVYHKIHSSSSDYDHDGVLDRKELSGETLEQFRSFLRSLIMHGVVGTALGGVCTLVGEPQNLLIGERLGWDFVQFFLKMAPITLPVLAAGMATTVVLELTGAFGFGQKLPTVAANIISKYTEEEDAKRTAKEKYALIVQGVSAILLIAGLALHIAPVGFIGLALIIVQTAFIGITDEHQLGPAFEEALPFTGLLVVFFVVVAMIHDQHLFSPIIHWALSQDPASQPGLFYVANGFLSAISDNVFVATVYIGEVEQAFKNGDITREHFEKLAIAINTGTNLPSVATPNGQAAFLFLLTSSLAPLINLSYGKMVKMAFPYTIVLGGLGYLMVKLLLS; from the coding sequence ATGTTTAAATATTTTTTAGGGAACAGCCCTAAGTGGTTTAAAATAACCATGCTTAGTTTTTTAGTTTTTAACGTGTTTTCTTTCTTTGTATTAGGGAAAACGATAACCGCTTGGCTTTTTATAGCAGAGTTTATTTTTACCTTAGCCATGGCGTTAAAATGTTACCCACTTTTAACAGGAGGTTTGCTAGCTATTCAGGCAGTTGCATTGGGCTTAACCACCGCTAAAAATGCCTATCATGAAGTAGCTCAGAATTTAGAAGTAGTATTACTTTTGGTATTTATGGTTGCGGGTATTTATTTTATGAAACCTTTGCTAATGTTTATTTTTAGTAAGGTTTTTACAAAAATAAAATCGAAAGTATTATTATCATTATTATTTGTGTTTTTAGCGGCAGTTTTATCGGCATTTTTAGATGCTTTAACTGTAACAGCGGTATTAATTAGCGTTGCTGTTGGTTTTTATGGTGTGTATCACAAAATACATTCGAGTTCCTCAGATTATGACCATGATGGAGTTTTAGATAGAAAAGAATTAAGTGGTGAAACCTTAGAGCAATTCCGTAGTTTTTTACGTAGTTTAATTATGCACGGTGTTGTTGGTACAGCTCTTGGAGGAGTTTGTACCTTAGTTGGTGAGCCTCAAAATTTACTAATAGGTGAACGATTAGGTTGGGATTTTGTACAGTTTTTCTTAAAAATGGCGCCAATTACCTTACCTGTTTTAGCCGCAGGTATGGCAACAACAGTTGTTTTAGAATTAACAGGTGCGTTTGGTTTTGGGCAAAAACTACCAACTGTAGCGGCAAATATTATCAGTAAATATACCGAAGAAGAAGATGCTAAAAGAACAGCTAAAGAAAAATATGCTTTAATTGTTCAAGGAGTATCGGCAATATTATTAATTGCAGGTTTGGCGTTACATATTGCTCCTGTTGGTTTTATAGGTTTGGCATTAATTATTGTGCAAACAGCCTTTATTGGTATTACTGATGAGCATCAATTAGGACCTGCTTTTGAAGAAGCATTACCTTTTACAGGATTATTAGTAGTCTTTTTTGTAGTAGTAGCAATGATTCATGATCAGCATTTATTTAGTCCAATAATTCACTGGGCGTTAAGTCAAGACCCAGCATCACAACCAGGATTGTTTTATGTAGCTAACGGGTTTTTATCAGCAATTAGCGATAATGTATTTGTAGCAACCGTATATATTGGTGAGGTAGAACAGGCTTTTAAAAATGGCGATATAACAAGAGAACATTTTGAAAAATTAGCCATTGCAATTAATACAGGTACTAATTTACCAAGTGTTGCAACACCTAATGGGCAAGCGGCGTTTTTATTTCTATTAACATCATCATTAGCACCTTTAATTAATTTATCGTATGGTAAAATGGTGAAAATGGCATTTCCTTATACTATAGTTTTAGGGGGGTTAGGATATTTAATGGTAAAGCTATTATTGTCTTAA
- a CDS encoding MotA/TolQ/ExbB proton channel family protein codes for MFAYIQEKTQLVDGVSAEKTLSIIQLIKDGGLGGQIIIAILFVLLAVALYIYFERFFAIKAASKVDKNFMDEIRNFVTSGNLESAKELCKNTNSPNARLIAKGISRIGKPLEDINKAIENAGKLEVYKLERNVSVIATIAGAAPMIGFLGTVIGMIIAIHEIANSGGQIDIKLLSDGLYTAMTTTVAGLIVGIVAYITYNHLVVRTDKVVYQMEAVSVDFLDLLNEPA; via the coding sequence ATGTTTGCATACATTCAAGAAAAAACACAGTTAGTTGATGGGGTATCAGCTGAAAAAACATTATCGATTATTCAGTTAATTAAAGACGGAGGGCTAGGAGGTCAAATTATTATTGCTATCCTATTTGTTTTATTAGCTGTAGCATTATACATTTATTTTGAGCGATTTTTTGCCATTAAAGCAGCTTCAAAAGTAGATAAAAATTTTATGGATGAAATTAGAAATTTTGTAACAAGTGGTAATTTAGAAAGTGCCAAAGAATTGTGTAAAAACACCAATTCACCTAACGCAAGATTAATTGCTAAAGGAATTTCAAGAATTGGAAAACCCTTAGAAGATATTAATAAAGCCATTGAAAATGCTGGGAAATTAGAAGTTTATAAACTTGAAAGAAATGTTTCAGTAATAGCAACTATTGCAGGAGCAGCTCCTATGATTGGGTTTTTAGGAACAGTAATTGGAATGATTATTGCCATTCATGAAATAGCAAACTCAGGTGGACAAATCGATATTAAATTATTATCTGACGGATTATATACCGCTATGACAACCACCGTTGCAGGGTTAATTGTAGGGATTGTAGCTTATATAACTTACAATCATTTGGTGGTTCGTACCGATAAGGTGGTGTATCAAATGGAAGCCGTATCGGTTGATTTTTTAGATTTATTAAACGAACCTGCATAA
- a CDS encoding ExbD/TolR family protein: protein MNLKGRNKVDPSFNMSSMTDIVFLLLIFFMLTSTLVTVNAIDVLLPKGGGKTENSTSIAVSITENSDFYIDKTKVNTDNLEQIILTKVGSDKKKTVVIRGDQNVAYKNVMKVIDIANRNKLKMILAVKAK from the coding sequence ATGAATTTAAAGGGAAGAAATAAAGTAGATCCAAGTTTTAATATGTCGTCAATGACGGATATTGTTTTTTTATTGTTGATATTTTTTATGTTAACATCAACCTTAGTAACGGTAAATGCCATTGATGTTTTATTACCGAAAGGAGGAGGTAAAACAGAAAATAGTACATCAATCGCTGTAAGTATTACTGAAAATTCTGATTTTTATATTGATAAAACAAAAGTAAATACTGATAATTTAGAACAAATAATATTAACTAAAGTTGGTTCTGATAAAAAGAAAACAGTTGTTATCAGAGGCGATCAAAACGTAGCATATAAAAATGTAATGAAAGTAATTGATATCGCCAATAGAAATAAATTAAAAATGATTTTAGCCGTAAAGGCGAAGTAA
- a CDS encoding energy transducer TonB family protein encodes MKILETAHKRKSAVITALILMLLLFGIFNFGMKYLDPPIEYGIAINLGTSDIGSGEPVQETQVSSEEIEEEFQEEIFEEQASEASEEIQEDVITDDTAEDVPVVEKTTLKKEVKEHVKEDSKEKKKEIKPKKKKPSPSKAATDALNSLLNGTSKNGTKKGEGNDTKSGVKGDKDGKASSSKYYGNSGGGSGGNYNLAGRKALSKPIKKPNCQEEGTIVVSIEVNKNGKVIKAQTGGLKGSTSSAPCLEKAAKEAALKTTWNADGNAPSKQRGTIIYKFSLSQ; translated from the coding sequence ATGAAAATATTAGAAACAGCACATAAACGAAAATCAGCAGTAATTACGGCTCTTATTTTGATGCTTTTATTATTCGGAATTTTTAATTTTGGAATGAAATATTTAGATCCACCAATAGAATATGGTATAGCCATTAATTTAGGTACTTCGGATATTGGTAGCGGTGAGCCTGTTCAAGAAACTCAAGTGTCATCCGAAGAGATTGAAGAAGAATTTCAAGAAGAAATTTTTGAAGAACAAGCAAGCGAAGCATCCGAAGAAATTCAAGAAGATGTTATTACAGATGATACGGCAGAAGATGTTCCTGTTGTTGAAAAAACAACATTAAAAAAAGAAGTTAAAGAACATGTAAAAGAAGATTCTAAAGAAAAAAAAAAAGAAATAAAGCCGAAGAAGAAAAAACCAAGTCCATCAAAAGCTGCTACCGATGCTTTGAATAGTTTGTTAAACGGAACATCAAAAAACGGAACGAAAAAAGGAGAGGGTAACGACACTAAGTCGGGCGTAAAAGGAGATAAAGACGGAAAAGCTTCTTCATCTAAATATTACGGTAATTCAGGTGGTGGCTCTGGGGGTAATTATAATTTAGCGGGTAGAAAGGCCTTATCAAAACCAATAAAAAAACCAAATTGTCAGGAAGAGGGTACAATTGTGGTTAGCATTGAAGTAAATAAAAATGGAAAAGTGATTAAAGCACAAACTGGTGGTTTAAAAGGTAGTACAAGTTCAGCTCCTTGTTTGGAAAAAGCAGCCAAAGAAGCTGCTTTGAAAACAACTTGGAATGCCGATGGAAACGCCCCATCAAAACAAAGAGGAACCATTATCTATAAGTTCTCTTTATCGCAATAA
- a CDS encoding bifunctional folylpolyglutamate synthase/dihydrofolate synthase, which produces MTYQETLDWMFSQLPMYQKQGKTAFKKDLTNSIALSKELDSPEKKVKTIHVGGTNGKGSTSHLIASVLQEAGYKVGLYTSPHLKNFTERIRINGQEIKQESVVDFISENKQFLEAQKLSFFEMTVGMAFDYFAKQKVDIAVIEVGLGGRLDSTNIITPEVSVITNIGLDHTQFLGETLPEIAYEKAGIIKENTPVVIGERQKEVEKVFIDKANECNTKIVFASDQDYSYKTDLLGDYQSKNVKTAVKAISQLKDFVISEQNIKNGLLQVVKNTNLKGRWQILQQHPKVICDTAHNKEGLIYTLGQLKKEQYKNLHIVLGVVSDKDLAAILPMFPQNARYYFCKPNIIRGLSEKKLKGTAEVFNLIGELFSSVNEAFESAKTQANSEDCIYIGGSTFVVAEIL; this is translated from the coding sequence ATGACATATCAAGAAACCTTAGATTGGATGTTTTCACAATTACCAATGTATCAAAAACAAGGTAAAACAGCTTTTAAAAAAGACTTAACAAATAGCATTGCTTTAAGTAAAGAATTAGATAGTCCTGAAAAAAAAGTTAAAACAATTCACGTAGGAGGAACTAACGGGAAAGGCTCTACAAGCCATCTGATTGCTTCAGTTTTACAAGAAGCAGGTTATAAGGTAGGTTTATATACGTCGCCGCATCTTAAAAATTTTACAGAACGTATTCGAATTAACGGGCAGGAAATTAAGCAAGAAAGTGTTGTTGACTTTATTTCTGAAAACAAACAGTTTTTAGAAGCTCAAAAATTATCGTTTTTTGAAATGACTGTAGGCATGGCTTTTGATTATTTTGCCAAACAAAAAGTAGATATTGCTGTTATTGAAGTAGGATTAGGAGGTAGGTTAGACTCTACAAATATTATTACTCCAGAAGTTTCGGTAATTACCAATATCGGTTTAGATCATACGCAGTTTTTAGGTGAAACATTACCCGAAATAGCGTATGAAAAAGCAGGGATTATAAAAGAAAACACACCTGTTGTTATTGGAGAGCGTCAGAAAGAAGTTGAAAAGGTTTTTATAGATAAAGCAAATGAGTGTAATACAAAAATAGTATTTGCTTCTGATCAGGATTATAGTTATAAAACCGATTTGTTAGGGGATTATCAATCGAAGAATGTAAAAACAGCCGTTAAAGCGATTAGTCAATTAAAAGATTTTGTTATTTCTGAACAAAACATCAAAAATGGATTATTACAAGTTGTAAAAAACACTAATTTAAAAGGTCGTTGGCAAATTTTACAGCAACATCCTAAAGTAATTTGTGATACTGCGCATAATAAAGAGGGCTTAATTTATACTTTGGGACAACTTAAAAAGGAACAATATAAAAATTTACACATTGTTTTAGGTGTAGTTTCTGATAAAGACCTAGCAGCTATTTTACCGATGTTTCCTCAAAATGCGAGGTATTATTTTTGTAAACCAAATATTATACGAGGATTATCAGAAAAAAAATTAAAAGGCACAGCTGAGGTGTTTAATTTAATAGGAGAATTGTTTAGTTCTGTAAATGAGGCTTTTGAATCGGCAAAAACACAGGCAAACTCCGAAGATTGTATTTATATTGGTGGAAGTACCTTTGTTGTTGCAGAAATTTTATAA
- a CDS encoding UDP-glucose dehydrogenase family protein, which translates to MNIAVIGSGYVGLVSGACFSEMGNKVTCVDIDQKKIDKLHQGIIPIYEPGLEKMVLKNITQKNLFFTTKLEDVINDVAIVFIAVGTPMGDDGSADLQYVLSVAKEIGAKMTKRLVVVDKSTVPIGTADKVRATIQKELDVRNLDITFDVVSNPEFLKEGDAISDFMKPDRVVIGAETEYAFEKMRQLYTPFTMSHERFISMDIRSAEMTKYAANAMLATKISFMNEIANICEKVGADVNNVRVGIGSDSRIGYSFIYPGAGYGGSCFPKDVKALKKIAEENGYDAQLITSVEEVNNRQKFVIAEKIIKRFGEDLSGLTFALWGLAFKPGTDDMRESPAIYVVKELIKRGAKVKAYDPKAMEEAEHFYLKDVEGVSYFESKYDVLKEAAALIMLTEWKEFRSPDFTEIKQQLNAPIIFDGRNQYNVFNLEEKGFEYYQIGKN; encoded by the coding sequence ATGAATATAGCGGTTATAGGTTCAGGTTATGTAGGTTTAGTATCAGGTGCGTGTTTTTCAGAAATGGGTAATAAAGTAACTTGTGTAGATATAGATCAAAAAAAAATAGATAAATTACACCAAGGAATTATACCTATTTATGAGCCAGGGTTAGAGAAGATGGTATTGAAAAATATTACTCAAAAAAATTTATTTTTTACCACAAAGTTAGAAGATGTTATTAATGACGTAGCTATTGTTTTTATTGCAGTAGGAACACCTATGGGCGATGATGGTTCCGCTGATTTACAATATGTTTTATCAGTAGCTAAAGAAATAGGTGCTAAAATGACAAAAAGACTTGTTGTTGTTGATAAATCAACTGTGCCAATTGGAACAGCTGATAAAGTAAGAGCTACCATTCAAAAAGAATTAGATGTAAGGAATTTAGATATTACTTTTGATGTAGTTTCAAATCCTGAATTTTTAAAAGAAGGAGACGCTATTAGTGACTTTATGAAGCCTGATAGAGTTGTTATTGGTGCAGAAACAGAATATGCTTTTGAAAAAATGAGACAGTTATATACACCGTTTACAATGTCGCACGAGCGTTTTATATCGATGGATATTCGTTCGGCAGAAATGACAAAATATGCTGCAAATGCAATGTTAGCTACTAAAATTTCATTTATGAATGAAATAGCTAATATCTGTGAAAAAGTAGGTGCGGATGTAAATAATGTACGTGTAGGAATTGGTTCTGATAGTCGAATTGGATATAGCTTTATCTATCCAGGAGCAGGTTATGGAGGTTCTTGTTTTCCAAAAGATGTGAAAGCATTAAAAAAAATAGCTGAAGAAAATGGGTACGATGCACAATTAATTACATCAGTAGAAGAAGTAAATAATCGTCAGAAATTTGTAATCGCAGAGAAAATAATAAAAAGATTTGGTGAAGACTTATCAGGATTAACATTTGCACTTTGGGGATTAGCATTTAAACCAGGAACAGATGACATGCGAGAATCACCAGCGATTTACGTTGTAAAAGAATTAATTAAAAGAGGTGCTAAAGTAAAAGCTTATGACCCTAAAGCAATGGAAGAAGCAGAGCATTTTTATTTAAAAGATGTTGAAGGTGTTTCTTATTTTGAATCGAAATATGATGTTTTAAAAGAAGCAGCAGCTTTAATTATGTTAACAGAATGGAAAGAATTCCGTTCGCCAGATTTTACCGAAATTAAACAACAATTAAATGCGCCAATTATTTTTGATGGAAGAAATCAATATAATGTATTTAATTTAGAAGAAAAAGGTTTTGAATATTATCAAATAGGAAAAAACTAA
- a CDS encoding NAD-dependent epimerase: MKVLVTGAAGFIGFHLSKRLLEKGFEVIGIDNINDYYDVNLKYSRLKELGINREKAHVFYQETKSISMGNFKFIRLNLEDKTELSALFEKEKFDVICNLAAQAGVRYSIENPDAYIQSNIVGFLNILECCRYNDIKHLVYASSSSVYGANKKVPFETSDNVDHPVSLYAATKKSNELMAHTYSHLYKIPTTGLRFFTVYGPWGRPDMAPFLFADAMTNNRAIKVFNHGDMERDFTYIDDIVTGIEKIISKSIDEVKNRSLYKIYNIGNNNSVKLLDFISEIEKNLCKVSKKEMLPMQSGDVQRTWANVDELIKDYNYKPSTSLVKGIKEFINWFKIFEIEK, encoded by the coding sequence ATGAAAGTTTTAGTTACAGGAGCAGCAGGTTTTATAGGGTTTCATTTAAGTAAAAGACTTTTAGAAAAAGGTTTTGAGGTTATTGGTATAGATAATATCAATGATTACTACGATGTAAATCTTAAATATTCTCGATTAAAAGAACTCGGAATAAACAGAGAGAAAGCTCATGTTTTTTATCAAGAAACAAAGAGTATTTCTATGGGTAATTTTAAATTTATCCGACTTAATTTAGAAGATAAGACAGAATTATCAGCTCTTTTTGAAAAAGAAAAATTTGATGTTATTTGTAATTTAGCTGCACAAGCAGGAGTTCGTTATAGTATTGAGAATCCTGATGCGTATATACAAAGTAATATCGTAGGTTTTTTAAATATATTAGAATGTTGTCGTTATAATGATATTAAACATTTAGTGTATGCGAGTAGTTCAAGTGTATATGGTGCTAATAAAAAAGTGCCTTTTGAGACTTCTGATAATGTAGATCATCCTGTAAGTTTATATGCAGCGACTAAAAAAAGTAATGAATTAATGGCGCATACTTACAGTCATTTATATAAAATACCAACAACAGGTTTACGCTTTTTTACTGTTTATGGACCTTGGGGAAGACCTGATATGGCACCTTTTCTATTTGCTGATGCAATGACGAATAATCGTGCTATAAAAGTGTTTAATCATGGTGATATGGAGCGTGATTTTACATATATCGATGATATTGTTACAGGAATTGAAAAAATAATTTCAAAATCAATCGATGAAGTAAAAAATAGAAGTTTGTATAAAATATATAATATCGGAAATAATAATTCAGTAAAATTATTAGATTTTATATCAGAAATAGAAAAAAACCTTTGTAAGGTATCTAAAAAAGAGATGTTACCAATGCAATCAGGTGATGTACAGAGAACATGGGCAAATGTAGATGAATTAATAAAAGATTATAATTACAAGCCTAGTACATCTTTAGTAAAAGGGATTAAAGAGTTTATAAATTGGTTTAAAATTTTTGAAATTGAAAAATAA